From Eleftheria terrae, the proteins below share one genomic window:
- a CDS encoding ABC transporter permease, with product MTAVLPLAAPDRRRWHGVQRRLAGPWCARLLSLAACLLLWHWATTRQVDLGVLSFAHVPAPAEVGRSAWELLQSPRLLQHLGWSLWRIGAGFGVAALVGVALGLAIGRWPWARALLLPPLEVLRPIPAVAWIPLAILMFPSSEVSMIFITFTGALFPILLNTLHGVEAVDARLLASARSLGTRGWRLFAEVVLPASAPSIATGLAIGMGTCWFCLVSAEMISGQFGIGYYTWESYTLQNYPGIIVGMLWIGGLGLGSSALLRALARRAMPWWHAQEGST from the coding sequence ATGACAGCCGTCCTTCCCCTCGCCGCGCCGGACCGGCGCCGCTGGCACGGCGTGCAGCGCCGCCTGGCCGGGCCCTGGTGCGCACGCCTGCTGTCGCTGGCGGCCTGCCTGCTGCTGTGGCACTGGGCCACCACCCGGCAGGTCGACCTCGGCGTGCTGAGCTTCGCCCATGTGCCGGCACCGGCCGAGGTGGGCCGCAGCGCCTGGGAGCTGCTGCAGAGCCCCCGGCTGCTGCAGCACCTGGGCTGGAGCCTGTGGCGCATCGGCGCCGGCTTCGGCGTGGCGGCGCTGGTCGGCGTGGCGCTGGGCCTGGCAATCGGCCGCTGGCCCTGGGCGCGCGCGCTGCTGCTGCCGCCGCTGGAGGTGCTGCGGCCGATCCCGGCGGTGGCGTGGATTCCGCTGGCCATCCTGATGTTCCCCTCGTCCGAGGTCTCGATGATCTTCATCACCTTCACCGGCGCGCTCTTTCCCATCCTGCTCAACACGCTGCATGGCGTGGAAGCGGTCGATGCGCGGCTGCTCGCCTCGGCCCGCAGCCTGGGCACGCGGGGCTGGCGCCTGTTCGCCGAGGTGGTGCTGCCGGCCTCAGCGCCGAGCATCGCCACCGGGCTGGCCATCGGCATGGGCACCTGCTGGTTCTGCCTCGTCTCGGCCGAGATGATCTCGGGGCAGTTCGGCATCGGCTACTACACCTGGGAGTCGTACACCTTGCAGAACTACCCGGGCATCATCGTCGGCATGCTGTGGATCGGTGGCCTCGGCCTGGGCAGCAGCGCGCTGCTGCGTGCCCTCGCCCGCCGCGCCATGCCGTGGTGGCACGCCCAGGAGGGCAGCACATGA
- a CDS encoding ABC transporter ATP-binding protein: MTDTARTRPAGLIEVERLHIELGHGPARFEALQDLHLSIEPGEFVCLLGPSGCGKSTLLGALAGHLAPSRGELRLDGRSIAGPHPERGLVFQQHTLFPWQRVIDNVAFGLKMQGRPRVERQARARALLHDVGLAGFEGHYPRQLSGGMQQRVEMARVLIHQPRVLLMDEPFGALDALTRRKMQQLLLELWQRMRTTVVFVTHDIDEALLLADRLLVMSPRPGRLVEDIALPFGRPRDAALMAHADVHALKRHCLSLLEAGAVPGGGTSRPRLTPLRLPLEPAATALRYAL, translated from the coding sequence ATGACCGACACCGCACGCACCAGGCCGGCAGGCCTCATCGAGGTAGAACGGCTGCACATCGAGCTGGGCCACGGGCCGGCGCGCTTCGAGGCGCTGCAGGACCTCCACCTCTCCATCGAGCCGGGCGAATTCGTCTGCCTGCTGGGGCCCTCGGGCTGCGGCAAGTCCACGCTGCTGGGCGCGCTGGCCGGGCACCTGGCGCCCAGCCGGGGCGAGCTGCGGCTGGACGGCCGCAGCATCGCCGGGCCCCACCCAGAGCGCGGCCTGGTGTTCCAGCAGCACACGCTGTTTCCGTGGCAGCGAGTGATCGACAACGTGGCCTTCGGGCTCAAGATGCAGGGCCGCCCGCGCGTGGAGCGGCAGGCCCGCGCCCGCGCGCTGCTGCACGACGTGGGCCTGGCCGGCTTCGAGGGGCACTACCCGCGACAGCTGTCGGGCGGCATGCAGCAGCGGGTGGAAATGGCCCGGGTGCTGATCCATCAGCCGCGCGTGTTGCTGATGGACGAACCCTTCGGCGCGCTCGACGCGCTGACGCGACGCAAGATGCAGCAGCTGCTGCTCGAGTTGTGGCAGCGCATGCGCACGACGGTGGTGTTCGTCACGCACGACATCGACGAAGCCCTGCTGCTGGCCGACCGCCTGCTGGTGATGAGCCCGCGCCCCGGGCGGCTGGTGGAAGACATCGCCCTGCCCTTCGGCCGGCCGCGTGATGCAGCGCTGATGGCACACGCCGACGTCCACGCCCTGAAGCGCCATTGCCTGTCCCTGCTCGAAGCCGGGGCGGTGCCGGGTGGCGGCACCTCGCGGCCCCGCCTGACGCCCCTGCGGTTGCCGCTTGAGCCGGCCGCCACCGCCCTCCGATATGCCCTGTGA
- a CDS encoding HEAT repeat domain-containing protein translates to MTPAAPAIDPLLLGRLGHSDAGVRRIAVLELADLERPEHLPALTAALRGDPAPEVRAEAARVLAAWDDADVVDTLAQALLDAHAEVREAASASLAELNGVQAGARLLPWARHEQAFARAAALRALKPLRLPAAAEAAHDALAHADAAVRREAVGVLGWLKQADALPALARLAINDSDAEVRRSATGSLGLAGAGQVAQVLPALLAALVDPQWQVREEAATTLAKLRPPAALPGLLQAMQDEHWQVRLRAARALGRLQDAAALPALTEALAHPAGNLRKEAAIALGELGDVAGVAPLRLAAQDPDPEVRKAARLALARLGEELRP, encoded by the coding sequence ATGACCCCAGCAGCCCCTGCCATCGACCCCCTGCTGCTCGGCCGCCTTGGCCACAGCGATGCCGGCGTGCGCCGCATTGCCGTGCTCGAGCTGGCCGACCTGGAGCGCCCCGAGCACCTGCCGGCGCTGACTGCCGCGCTACGCGGCGACCCCGCGCCCGAGGTGCGCGCCGAAGCCGCCCGCGTGCTGGCCGCCTGGGACGATGCCGACGTGGTGGACACGCTTGCCCAGGCCCTGCTCGACGCCCATGCCGAGGTGCGCGAGGCGGCCAGCGCCAGCCTGGCCGAGCTCAACGGCGTGCAGGCCGGTGCCCGGCTGCTGCCCTGGGCGCGCCACGAGCAGGCCTTTGCCCGCGCCGCCGCGCTGCGTGCCCTCAAGCCCTTGCGGCTGCCGGCGGCCGCCGAAGCGGCGCACGACGCGCTGGCCCATGCCGACGCGGCAGTGCGCCGCGAGGCGGTGGGCGTGCTGGGCTGGCTGAAGCAGGCCGATGCCTTGCCGGCCCTGGCCCGCCTGGCCATCAACGACAGCGACGCCGAGGTGCGCCGCAGCGCGACCGGCTCGCTCGGCCTGGCCGGCGCGGGCCAGGTGGCGCAGGTGCTGCCGGCCTTGCTGGCCGCCCTCGTCGACCCGCAGTGGCAGGTGCGTGAGGAGGCGGCCACCACGCTGGCCAAGCTGCGGCCGCCGGCCGCCTTGCCCGGCTTGCTGCAGGCGATGCAAGACGAGCACTGGCAGGTGCGGCTGCGGGCGGCCCGCGCGCTGGGCCGGCTGCAGGACGCTGCCGCACTGCCAGCGCTCACCGAGGCACTGGCCCACCCGGCCGGCAACCTCCGCAAGGAAGCGGCGATCGCCCTGGGGGAGCTGGGCGATGTCGCCGGTGTCGCCCCGCTGCGCCTGGCGGCGCAGGACCCCGACCCGGAGGTGCGCAAGGCCGCCCGGCTCGCGCTCGCCCGCCTCGGCGAGGAGCTGCGGCCATGA
- a CDS encoding DUF971 domain-containing protein — protein sequence MTPQALTLAQNRLEVSWSDGSVVSLTAAALRRSCRCGDCRALAARREPVQVAPALAVLDARPVGAYGVQLEFSDGHDRGIYPWPYLRELGRAAAAEDYQPAGSVCTRCSASSSSMAA from the coding sequence ATGACGCCACAGGCCCTCACGCTGGCACAGAACCGGCTGGAGGTGAGCTGGAGCGATGGCAGCGTTGTCTCGCTGACGGCGGCCGCCTTGCGCCGCTCCTGCCGCTGCGGCGACTGCCGGGCGCTGGCGGCCCGCCGCGAGCCGGTGCAGGTGGCGCCTGCACTGGCGGTGCTCGACGCCCGCCCGGTGGGTGCCTACGGCGTGCAGCTGGAGTTCAGCGACGGGCACGACCGCGGCATCTACCCCTGGCCCTACCTGAGGGAGCTGGGCCGCGCCGCCGCGGCCGAGGACTACCAGCCGGCCGGCTCGGTCTGCACCAGGTGCTCGGCTTCCTCGTCGTCGATGGCCGCATAG
- a CDS encoding LysR family transcriptional regulator, protein MDQLAAMRAFLRVAETGSFTKAADLLQTPKPTLTKLVQGLESHLHTKLLHRTTRRVSVTAEGAAYYERAVRLITELDDIDASMSSARACPGGRLRVDVPTSIATLVMLPALPDFLARYPEIQVDMGVSDRVVDLISDNVDCAVRAGELTDPSIIARRIGEVQSIACASPAYLQKHGAPRHPGELESQHVMVSYFLAGGRQKEFVFSKDGERVPVKGSYRISVNDSNAYLAAGLAGMGVIQVPSFMVQQHLSSGALQPVLCQWISEPKPIHVIYPPNRHLTTRLRVFVDWVAELFANSDLIQRRSTLRLANGPMPLACEMALRHASPEVRAAYAAIDDEEAEHLVQTEPAGW, encoded by the coding sequence ATGGACCAACTCGCTGCGATGCGCGCTTTCCTGCGCGTGGCCGAGACCGGCAGCTTCACCAAGGCGGCCGATCTGCTGCAGACGCCCAAGCCCACCCTGACCAAGCTGGTGCAGGGCCTCGAAAGCCACCTGCACACCAAGTTGCTGCACCGCACCACCCGGCGCGTCAGCGTCACCGCCGAGGGTGCGGCCTACTACGAGCGCGCGGTGCGCCTGATCACCGAGCTGGACGACATCGATGCCAGCATGTCGAGCGCCCGCGCCTGCCCTGGCGGCCGGCTCAGGGTGGATGTGCCCACCAGCATCGCGACGCTGGTGATGCTGCCGGCGCTGCCCGACTTCCTGGCCCGCTATCCGGAGATCCAGGTCGACATGGGGGTGAGCGACCGGGTGGTGGACCTGATCAGCGACAACGTCGACTGCGCGGTGCGCGCCGGCGAGCTGACCGACCCGTCCATCATCGCCCGCCGCATCGGCGAGGTGCAGTCCATCGCCTGCGCCAGCCCTGCCTACCTGCAGAAGCATGGGGCACCGCGCCACCCGGGCGAGCTGGAGTCGCAGCATGTGATGGTCAGCTACTTCCTGGCCGGCGGGCGGCAGAAGGAGTTCGTCTTCTCGAAGGACGGCGAGCGGGTGCCGGTGAAGGGCAGCTACCGCATCTCGGTGAACGACAGCAACGCCTACCTGGCCGCCGGGCTGGCCGGCATGGGGGTCATCCAGGTGCCGAGCTTCATGGTGCAGCAGCACCTGAGCAGCGGGGCCCTGCAGCCGGTGCTGTGCCAGTGGATCTCGGAGCCCAAGCCGATCCACGTGATCTATCCGCCCAACCGGCACCTGACGACCCGTTTGCGGGTCTTCGTGGACTGGGTGGCCGAGCTGTTCGCCAACAGCGACCTGATCCAGCGCCGGTCCACCCTGCGGCTGGCCAACGGGCCGATGCCCCTGGCCTGCGAGATGGCCCTGCGCCATGCGTCACCCGAAGTGCGGGCCGCCTATGCGGCCATCGACGACGAGGAAGCCGAGCACCTGGTGCAGACCGAGCCGGCCGGCTGGTAG
- a CDS encoding alpha/beta hydrolase fold domain-containing protein has translation MGTPQPPIHDCETTDEEIGLGPSRRLGLRIYGRAARRPAGVEPRPLVLHFHGGAFVGGSLDSGSVVASLLVLAGAVVVSLDYPLAPGAPFPHALEAGHAALLWAWRARTRLAGRQARLMVAGEEAGGNLAAALSALARDRAAPPVAGQVLLSPMLDPCLATRSARFAEAGRQDCRWAAGWRHYLGPGGEAEHPYAVPGLARRMAGLPDTLAVTAAGDPFHDETLAYTRRLRAAGIAAQDCVLDGARIGPETWSSRATLAAPWMPALLRRLHRFLYSGASCCDRPAA, from the coding sequence ATGGGCACCCCCCAGCCACCGATCCACGACTGCGAGACCACCGATGAAGAAATCGGCCTGGGTCCGTCGCGCCGCCTCGGCCTGAGGATCTACGGCCGGGCTGCCCGCCGCCCAGCCGGCGTCGAGCCGCGGCCACTGGTGCTGCACTTCCATGGCGGCGCCTTTGTCGGCGGTTCGCTGGACAGCGGGTCGGTGGTGGCCAGCCTGCTGGTGCTGGCCGGTGCGGTGGTGGTGTCGCTCGACTACCCGCTGGCGCCGGGCGCCCCTTTCCCGCATGCGCTGGAAGCCGGTCATGCCGCGCTGCTGTGGGCCTGGCGAGCGCGCACGCGGCTGGCCGGCCGCCAGGCCCGGCTGATGGTGGCCGGCGAGGAAGCTGGCGGCAACCTGGCCGCCGCCCTCAGCGCGCTGGCGCGCGACCGCGCCGCGCCGCCGGTGGCAGGCCAGGTGCTGCTGTCGCCGATGCTGGACCCCTGCCTGGCCACCCGTTCGGCCCGCTTCGCCGAGGCCGGCCGGCAGGACTGCCGCTGGGCCGCCGGCTGGCGCCACTACCTGGGCCCCGGCGGCGAGGCCGAACACCCCTATGCGGTGCCGGGGCTGGCCCGGCGCATGGCCGGCCTGCCCGACACGCTGGCCGTGACCGCCGCCGGCGACCCCTTCCACGACGAGACCCTGGCCTACACCCGCCGCCTGCGCGCGGCCGGCATCGCCGCGCAGGACTGCGTGCTCGACGGCGCCCGCATCGGCCCCGAGACCTGGTCCAGCCGCGCCACCCTGGCGGCGCCCTGGATGCCCGCGCTGCTGCGCCGGCTGCATCGCTTCCTGTATTCCGGCGCGAGCTGCTGCGACCGGCCGGCCGCCTGA
- a CDS encoding efflux RND transporter periplasmic adaptor subunit — translation MTRPLDSQPQAAAADVSSSSAAPSPQRRRLWALGTVVAAVAGTGAAVLGLSSSPKAEANAPAAPPAATPVSVAPVLQRSVAAWHEFSGRLEAVERVEIRPRVAGTVQSVHFREGELVKAGDLLVTLDPAPYAAEVERLDAQVAAAQARVSHTQSELVRSQRLWQERAIAQRELDERENATREAEANLRAARAALQAARLNLGYTQVRAPVAGRVGRLEVTTGNLVAAGPTAPMLTTLVSVSPIYASFEADEQVVLRSLRQLPGGISARSQLGRIPVRMGTSESADLPYSGRLQLVDNQVDARSGTVRVRAVFDNPDGTLMPGQFARLRMGQPNEQPTLLINERAVGTDQSKKFVLVVGADNKATYREVVLGPSVDGLRVVNSGLKAGERIVVNGLQRVRPGAQVAPQPVEMDATRPPQQARRDGATQS, via the coding sequence ATGACCCGCCCGCTCGATTCCCAGCCGCAGGCCGCGGCTGCTGACGTCTCCTCGTCTTCCGCGGCGCCTTCGCCGCAGCGCCGGCGCCTGTGGGCGCTGGGCACGGTGGTGGCGGCAGTGGCCGGCACCGGCGCCGCCGTGCTGGGCCTGTCGTCCTCGCCCAAGGCCGAAGCCAATGCGCCGGCCGCCCCGCCCGCGGCCACCCCGGTCTCGGTGGCACCGGTGCTGCAACGCAGCGTCGCCGCCTGGCATGAGTTCTCCGGCCGGCTCGAAGCCGTCGAGCGGGTCGAGATCCGCCCGCGCGTGGCCGGCACGGTGCAGTCGGTGCACTTCCGCGAAGGCGAGCTGGTGAAGGCCGGCGACCTGCTCGTCACGCTGGATCCGGCGCCCTATGCCGCCGAGGTCGAGCGGCTGGACGCGCAGGTGGCCGCCGCACAGGCCCGCGTCTCGCACACCCAGAGCGAGCTGGTGCGCTCGCAGCGCCTGTGGCAGGAACGCGCCATCGCCCAGCGCGAGCTGGACGAGCGCGAGAACGCCACCCGCGAGGCCGAAGCCAACCTGCGCGCCGCCCGTGCCGCGCTGCAGGCGGCCCGCCTCAACCTCGGCTACACGCAGGTGCGCGCCCCGGTGGCCGGCCGCGTGGGCCGGCTGGAGGTGACCACCGGCAACCTGGTGGCCGCCGGCCCGACCGCGCCGATGCTGACCACGCTGGTGTCGGTGAGCCCCATCTATGCCAGCTTCGAGGCCGACGAACAGGTGGTGCTGCGCTCGCTGCGCCAGCTGCCCGGCGGCATCTCGGCGCGCAGCCAGCTCGGGCGCATCCCCGTGCGCATGGGCACCTCCGAGAGCGCCGACCTGCCCTACAGCGGCCGCCTGCAGCTGGTGGACAACCAGGTCGACGCGCGCAGCGGCACCGTGCGCGTGCGCGCCGTCTTCGACAACCCGGACGGCACGCTGATGCCGGGGCAGTTCGCCCGGCTGCGCATGGGCCAGCCCAACGAGCAGCCGACGCTGCTGATCAACGAGCGCGCGGTGGGCACCGACCAGAGCAAGAAGTTCGTGCTGGTGGTGGGCGCCGACAACAAGGCCACCTACCGCGAGGTGGTGCTGGGCCCCAGCGTGGACGGCCTGCGGGTCGTGAACTCGGGCCTGAAGGCGGGCGAGCGCATCGTCGTCAACGGCCTGCAGCGCGTGCGCCCGGGGGCGCAGGTGGCGCCGCAGCCGGTCGAGATGGATGCCACCCGCCCGCCACAACAAGCGCGCCGCGACGGCGCCACCCAATCGTGA
- a CDS encoding efflux RND transporter permease subunit — MNLSKFFIDRPIFAGVLSLLMLIAGLLAMRALPISEYPEVVPPSVVVRAQYPGANPKVIAETVATPIEEAINGVEGMLYMSSQGTTDGLMTLTVTFRLGTDPDKAQQLVQNRVSQAEPRLPEEVRRLGVTTVKSSPDLTMVVHLLSPSERYDMTYLRNYALINVKDRLARVDGVGQVQIFGSGDYSMRVWLDPQKVAERRLSASDVVRAIREQNVQAAAGIVGASPSLPGVDLQLSINAQGRLQSEEEFGEIIVATSADGGVTRLRDVARIELGASEYALRSLLNNKPAVALPIFQAPGSNAIAISDQVREVMAQLKQDMPEGVDYEIVYDPTQFVRASIDAVVHTLLEAVALVVLVVILFLQTWRASIIPLLAVPVSIVGTFAVMHLFGFSINALSLFGLVLAIGIVVDDAIVVVENVERNIEAGLSPREATYRAMREVSGPIIAIALVLIAVFVPLAFISGLTGQFYKQFALTIAISTVISAINSLTLSPALAALLLRSHDAPKDALTRFMDRWLGWLFRGFNRAFGRGAEAYSGGVGKAIARRGLMLLIYLALVGATFGLFRAVPSGFVPGQDKQYLVGFAQLPDGATLDRTEDVIRRMGEIALKQPGIESAIAFPGLSINGFTNSSNAGIVFVSLKPFDERRSPELSGGAIAAQLNQKFGAIEDAFIAMFPPPPVQGLGTIGGFKLQIEDRAALGYEALAEATQAFMTKAYQAPELAGMFSSFQVNVPQLYADIDRTKARQLGVAVTDVFDTMQIYLGSMYVNDFNKFGRTYSVRVQADAAYRARAEDVGQLKVRSASGEMVPLASLIRMQPSFGPERAMRYNGFLSADINGGAAPGYSSGQAREAVERIAAETLPKGVGFEWTELTYQEILAGNSALWVFPLAVLLVFLVLAAQYESLSLPLSIILIVPMGLLAAMTGVWLSNGDNNVFTQIGLIVLVGLSAKNAILIVEFARELEFAGRTPVAAAIEASRLRLRPILMTSLAFVMGVLPLVLSTGAGAEMRQAMGVAVFAGMIGVTLFGLFLTPVFYVVLRRLSGNRPLKLHGEVPHLDESFAQPAGHGHGGGGAPVRPLPAGPRESHD; from the coding sequence GTGAACCTGTCCAAGTTTTTCATCGACCGGCCGATCTTCGCCGGCGTGCTGTCGCTGCTGATGCTGATCGCCGGCCTGCTGGCGATGCGGGCGCTGCCCATCTCGGAATACCCCGAGGTGGTGCCGCCCTCCGTCGTCGTGCGGGCGCAGTACCCCGGCGCCAACCCGAAGGTCATCGCCGAGACCGTCGCCACGCCCATCGAGGAAGCCATCAACGGCGTGGAAGGCATGCTCTACATGAGCAGCCAGGGCACCACCGACGGGCTGATGACGCTGACCGTCACCTTCCGCCTCGGCACCGACCCCGACAAGGCCCAGCAGCTGGTGCAGAACCGCGTCTCGCAGGCCGAGCCGCGCCTGCCCGAGGAGGTGCGCCGGCTCGGCGTCACCACCGTCAAGAGCTCGCCCGACCTCACGATGGTGGTGCACCTGCTGTCGCCCAGCGAGCGCTATGACATGACCTACCTGCGCAACTACGCGCTCATCAACGTCAAGGACCGCCTGGCGCGGGTGGACGGCGTGGGGCAGGTGCAGATCTTCGGCTCGGGCGACTACTCCATGCGCGTCTGGCTGGACCCGCAGAAGGTGGCCGAGCGCCGCCTGTCGGCCAGCGACGTGGTGCGCGCCATCCGCGAGCAGAACGTGCAGGCCGCCGCCGGCATCGTCGGCGCCTCGCCCAGCCTGCCCGGCGTGGACCTGCAGCTGTCCATCAACGCGCAGGGCCGGCTGCAGAGCGAAGAGGAGTTCGGCGAGATCATCGTCGCCACCAGCGCCGACGGCGGCGTGACGCGGCTGCGCGACGTGGCCCGCATCGAGCTGGGCGCCTCCGAATACGCGCTGCGCTCGCTGCTCAACAACAAGCCGGCGGTGGCCCTGCCCATCTTCCAGGCACCGGGCAGCAACGCCATCGCCATCTCCGACCAGGTGCGCGAGGTGATGGCCCAGCTCAAGCAGGACATGCCCGAAGGCGTGGACTACGAGATCGTCTACGACCCGACGCAGTTCGTGCGCGCCTCCATCGACGCGGTGGTGCACACGCTGCTGGAGGCGGTGGCGCTGGTGGTGCTGGTGGTGATCCTGTTCCTGCAGACCTGGCGCGCCTCCATCATCCCGCTGCTGGCGGTGCCGGTGTCCATCGTCGGCACCTTCGCGGTCATGCACCTGTTCGGCTTCTCGATCAACGCGCTGAGCCTGTTCGGGCTGGTGCTGGCCATCGGCATCGTGGTGGACGACGCGATCGTGGTGGTCGAGAACGTCGAGCGCAACATCGAAGCCGGCCTGAGCCCGCGCGAGGCCACCTACCGGGCCATGCGCGAGGTGTCGGGGCCCATCATCGCCATCGCGCTGGTGCTGATCGCGGTGTTCGTGCCGCTGGCCTTCATCAGCGGGCTGACGGGGCAGTTCTACAAGCAGTTCGCGCTGACCATCGCCATCTCCACGGTGATCTCGGCCATCAACTCGCTGACGTTGTCGCCGGCGCTCGCGGCCCTGCTGCTGCGTTCGCACGACGCACCCAAGGACGCGCTGACGCGCTTCATGGACCGGTGGCTGGGCTGGCTGTTCCGCGGCTTCAACCGGGCCTTCGGGCGCGGCGCCGAGGCCTACAGCGGCGGCGTCGGCAAGGCCATCGCGAGGCGCGGGCTGATGCTGCTCATCTACCTGGCCCTGGTGGGCGCCACCTTCGGCCTGTTCCGCGCGGTGCCCAGCGGCTTCGTGCCGGGGCAGGACAAGCAGTACCTGGTGGGCTTCGCCCAGCTGCCGGACGGCGCCACGCTGGACCGCACCGAGGACGTCATCCGGCGCATGGGCGAGATCGCGCTGAAGCAGCCCGGCATCGAGAGCGCCATTGCCTTCCCCGGCCTGTCGATCAACGGCTTCACCAACAGCTCCAACGCCGGCATCGTGTTCGTCTCGCTCAAGCCGTTCGACGAGCGGCGCAGCCCGGAGCTGAGCGGCGGCGCCATCGCGGCGCAGCTGAACCAGAAGTTCGGTGCCATCGAGGACGCCTTCATCGCCATGTTCCCGCCACCGCCGGTGCAGGGGCTGGGCACCATCGGCGGCTTCAAGCTGCAGATCGAGGACCGCGCGGCGCTGGGCTACGAGGCACTGGCCGAGGCCACCCAGGCCTTCATGACCAAGGCCTACCAGGCGCCCGAGCTGGCCGGCATGTTCTCCAGCTTCCAGGTCAACGTGCCGCAGCTGTATGCCGACATCGACCGCACCAAGGCCCGCCAGCTGGGCGTGGCGGTGACGGACGTGTTCGACACCATGCAGATCTACCTGGGCTCGATGTACGTCAACGACTTCAACAAGTTCGGCCGCACCTATTCCGTGCGGGTGCAGGCCGACGCCGCCTACCGGGCGCGCGCCGAGGACGTGGGCCAGCTCAAGGTGCGCTCGGCCAGTGGCGAGATGGTGCCGCTGGCCTCGTTGATCCGCATGCAGCCGAGCTTCGGCCCGGAGCGGGCGATGCGCTACAACGGTTTCCTGTCGGCCGACATCAACGGCGGCGCGGCGCCCGGCTATTCCTCGGGCCAGGCGCGCGAGGCGGTCGAGCGCATCGCAGCCGAGACCCTGCCCAAGGGCGTCGGCTTCGAATGGACCGAGCTGACCTACCAGGAGATCCTGGCCGGCAACTCCGCGCTGTGGGTCTTCCCGCTGGCGGTGCTGCTGGTCTTCCTGGTGCTGGCGGCGCAGTACGAGAGCCTGAGCCTGCCGCTGTCGATCATCCTGATCGTGCCGATGGGCCTGCTGGCGGCGATGACGGGGGTGTGGCTGTCCAACGGCGACAACAACGTCTTCACGCAGATCGGGCTGATCGTGCTGGTGGGGCTGTCGGCGAAGAACGCCATCCTGATCGTCGAGTTCGCCCGCGAGCTGGAGTTTGCCGGCCGCACGCCGGTGGCCGCGGCCATCGAGGCAAGCCGGCTGCGCCTGCGGCCCATCCTGATGACCTCGCTGGCCTTTGTCATGGGCGTGCTGCCGCTGGTGCTGTCCACCGGCGCCGGTGCCGAGATGCGCCAGGCCATGGGCGTGGCGGTGTTCGCCGGGATGATCGGCGTGACGCTGTTCGGCCTGTTCCTGACGCCGGTGTTCTACGTGGTGCTGCGCCGCCTGAGTGGCAACCGTCCGCTCAAGCTGCATGGCGAGGTGCCGCACCTGGACGAGAGCTTTGCCCAGCCGGCCGGCCACGGCCACGGCGGCGGCGGCGCGCCGGTGCGCCCCCTGCCCGCCGGCCCGCGCGAGTCGCATGACTGA